One genomic segment of Peribacillus sp. FSL H8-0477 includes these proteins:
- a CDS encoding CtsR family transcriptional regulator, translating into MRNISDVIEIYLKKIFEMSQNDTLEIKRSEIADKFQCVPSQINYVINTRFTIERGYLVESKRGGGGYIRIMKVQSYDDVDLIDQLLSLIGMRVSQAAAEGMINRLVEEEIINNREAKIMMSVIDRSVIYIDLPERDELRSRILKAMLTTLKYK; encoded by the coding sequence GTGAGAAATATATCCGATGTTATCGAAATTTATTTAAAGAAAATTTTTGAAATGAGTCAAAATGACACACTTGAAATTAAAAGAAGTGAGATAGCTGATAAATTTCAGTGTGTACCTTCCCAAATAAATTATGTGATTAATACTAGGTTCACCATTGAACGCGGATATTTAGTAGAAAGTAAACGAGGCGGCGGCGGGTATATCAGAATCATGAAAGTCCAATCGTATGATGATGTGGATTTAATTGATCAATTACTATCTTTAATTGGCATGCGGGTTTCGCAAGCTGCTGCTGAAGGAATGATAAATCGTTTAGTCGAAGAAGAAATTATTAATAACCGTGAAGCAAAAATCATGATGAGTGTAATTGATCGTTCAGTGATTTATATTGATTTACCAGAACGTGATGAGCTTAGGTCGCGGATATTGAAAGCAATGTTAACTACTTTAAAGTATAAATAG